In Eriocheir sinensis breed Jianghai 21 chromosome 30, ASM2467909v1, whole genome shotgun sequence, the following are encoded in one genomic region:
- the LOC127005555 gene encoding zinc finger matrin-type protein 2-like: protein MSSSSSSGTEFRRKWDRDEYESLAQQRLRVEREAAQALNQKTAPVKRELLRQREYKVDIDSKLGKSQVITKTTPASQSGGYYCNVCDCVVKDSINFLDHINGKKHQRNLGMSMRVERSSLDQVKKRFDVNKKKLEEKKKDYDIEQRMQELKEEEEKLKEYRREKRKDRKRKADSSIDEDGPAGMDPEMAKIMGFSGFTSSKK, encoded by the exons ATGTCCTCCAGCAGCTCC AGCGGCACAGAGTTCAGGAGAAAATGGGACAGAGACGAGTACGAGTCGCTGGCGCAGCAGAGACTCAGAGTAGAGAGGGAGGCAGCCCAGG CACTGAACCAGAAAACAGCACCAGTCAAGCGAGAGTTGCTGCGTCAGCGCGAGTACAAGGTGGACATTGACTCTAAGCTGGGCAAGAGTCAAGTCATCACAAAGACTACACCTGCGTCACAATCTGGcgg ATACTACTGTAATGTGTGTGATTGTGTTGTAAAGGACTCCATCAACTTCCTCGACCACATCAATGGCAAGAAAC ACCAGAGAAACCTGGGCATGTCCATGAGAGTGGAGCGGTCCTCCCTGGATCAGGTCAAGAAGCGTTTTGATGTCAACAAGAAAAAgcttgaggagaaaaagaaagattacgACATTGAACAGCGAATGCAGGAGCTCAAAGAAGAG GAGGAAAAGCTAAAGGAGTACcgcagagaaaagaggaaagaccgCAAGAGGAAAGCAGACTCCTCCATAGACGAAGACGGACCAGCTGGCATGGACCCAGAGATGGCAAAGATCATGGGTTTCTCAGGCTTCACATCATCTAAGAAATGA
- the LOC127005552 gene encoding guanine nucleotide-binding protein subunit beta-2-like 1, whose product MNESLQLRGTLAGHNGWVTQIATNRNFPDMILSASRDKSLILWKLTREENHYGIPQKRLHGHSHFISDVVLSLDGHFALSGSWDKTLRLWDLAAGKTTRRFEDHNKDVLSVAFSADNRQIVSGSRDKTIKLWNTLAQCKYTIQEDGHSDWVSCVRFSPSNSNPIIVSCGWDKAVKVWSLTNCKLKTNHYGHTGYLNTVTVSPDGSLCASGGKDAKAMLWDLNDDKHLYTLDHTDTINSLCFSPNRYWLCAATGPSIKIWDLEGKNMVDELKPDVITQNPKAEPPQCLSMAWSADGQTLFAGYSDSKIRVWQVSVTSRA is encoded by the exons ATGAATGAGAGCCTGCAGCTCCGCGGCACCCTGGCGGGCCACAATGGCTGGGTCACACAGATCGCCACCAACAGGAACTTCCCTGACATGATTCTCTCAGCATCCAGGG ACAAGTCCTTGATCCTGTGGAAGCTGACCCGGGAGGAGAACCACTATGGCATCCCCCAGAAGAGGCTGCACGGCCACTCCCACTTCATCTCCGACGTG GTGCTGTCCTTGGATGGCCACTTCgccctgtctggctcctgggacAAGACTCTGCGCCTCTGGGACTTGGCTGCCGGCAAGACGACTCGCCGCTTTGAGGACCACAACAAG GATGTGCTCTCCGTGGCCTTCAGCGCCGACAACCGTCAGATTGTGTCTGGCTCCAGGGACAAGACCATCAAG CTGTGGAACACACTGGCCCAGTGCAAGTACACCATCCAAGAGGACGGCCACTCTGACTGGGTGTCCTGCGTGCGCTTCTCCCCCTCCAACAGCAACCCCATCATCGTGTCTTGTGGCTGGGACAAGGCCGTCAAG GTGTGGAGTCTGACCAACTGCAAGCTCAAGACCAACCACTACGGCCACACTGGGTACCTCAACACCGTCACTGTGTCCCCTGACGGCTCCCTGTGTGCCTCCGGTGGCAAG GACGCCAAGGCCATGCTGTGGGACCTGAACGATGACAAGCACCTGTACACACTGGACCACACTGACACCATCAACTCCCTGTGCTTCAGCCCCAACCGCTACTGGCTGTGTGCCGCCACAGGCCCATCCATCAAGATCTGG GATCTTGAGGGTAAGAACATGGTTGATGAGCTGAAGCCTGATGTGATCACCCAGAACCCCAAGGCCGAGCCACCCCAGTGCCTCTCCATGGCCTGGTCTGCTGATGGCCAGACGCTCTTTGCCGGCTACAGCGACAGCAAGATTAGAGTGTGGCAGGTCAGCGTCACCTCCAGGGCGTAA
- the LOC127005554 gene encoding uncharacterized protein LOC127005554 isoform X1 translates to MAESKPIVPKTLEVVAVGEVEVRPQLATITLILSACKQSLEECRASIDKRQPYVHHTLYSNQARREDITEREECQSNVSHMMLTVTIMATLPAQFVQPVLSTLSEKLSDAVEVEKVVYHHSWSAVAEGRMVAGRRAALEARRRAAEMAAAVGSDVGPCLTFTEEACDHLALSEEPECRGVVPRPQRVVCGGDAPQAAPQQCPCPHHHPEPCQGLLCPHWRAAQDHCRMTLITATRGSEATPELLRSLG, encoded by the exons ATGGCAGAGAGCAAGCCCATCGTTCCCAAGACCCTGGAGGTGGTGGCGGTCGGGGAGGTGGAGGTGCGACCCCAGCTGGCCACCATCACACTCATCCTCTCGGCCTGCAAACAGTCACTGGAGGAGTGCCGGGCGTCCATTGATAAGCGGCAGCCGTATGTGCATCACACG CTATACAGTAACCAGGCGAGGCGGGAGGACATcacggagagggaggagtgccAGAGCAACGTGTCGCACATGATGCTTACCGTCACCATCATGGCCACGTTGCCCGCCCAGTTTGTCCAGCCAGTCCTCTCCACCCTGTCTGAGAAGCTGAGTGATGCCGTGGAAGTGGAGAAG GTGGTGTACCATCACTCGTGGTCAGCCGTGGCAGAGGGCCGGATGGTGGCCGGGCGGCGGGCAGCTCTGGAGGCCAGGCGGCGAGCGGCAGAGATGGCTGCAGCGGTGGGCAGTGACGTGGGCCCCTGCCTCACCTTTACTGAAGAGGCTTGTGACCACCTGGCACTCTCCGAGG AGCCTGAGTGTCGTGGTGTTGTCCCCAGACCGCAGCGAGTGGTGTGTGGTGGAGACGCCCCTCAGGCTGCGCCACAGCAATGCCCATGCCCCCACCATCATCCAGAGCCGTGTCAAGGCTTGCTTTGCCCTCACTGGCGGGCTGCCCAAGATCACTGCCGCATGACACTCATCACTGCCACACGCGGGTCCGAAGCCACGCCTGAACTCCTCCGCAGTTTGGGTTAG
- the LOC127005554 gene encoding uncharacterized protein LOC127005554 isoform X2 — MAESKPIVPKTLEVVAVGEVEVRPQLATITLILSACKQSLEECRASIDKRQPYVHHTLYSNQARREDITEREECQSNVSHMMLTVTIMATLPAQFVQPVLSTLSEKLSDAVEVEKVVYHHSWSAVAEGRMVAGRRAALEARRRAAEMAAAVGSDVGPCLTFTEEACDHLALSEDRSEWCVVETPLRLRHSNAHAPTIIQSRVKACFALTGGLPKITAA; from the exons ATGGCAGAGAGCAAGCCCATCGTTCCCAAGACCCTGGAGGTGGTGGCGGTCGGGGAGGTGGAGGTGCGACCCCAGCTGGCCACCATCACACTCATCCTCTCGGCCTGCAAACAGTCACTGGAGGAGTGCCGGGCGTCCATTGATAAGCGGCAGCCGTATGTGCATCACACG CTATACAGTAACCAGGCGAGGCGGGAGGACATcacggagagggaggagtgccAGAGCAACGTGTCGCACATGATGCTTACCGTCACCATCATGGCCACGTTGCCCGCCCAGTTTGTCCAGCCAGTCCTCTCCACCCTGTCTGAGAAGCTGAGTGATGCCGTGGAAGTGGAGAAG GTGGTGTACCATCACTCGTGGTCAGCCGTGGCAGAGGGCCGGATGGTGGCCGGGCGGCGGGCAGCTCTGGAGGCCAGGCGGCGAGCGGCAGAGATGGCTGCAGCGGTGGGCAGTGACGTGGGCCCCTGCCTCACCTTTACTGAAGAGGCTTGTGACCACCTGGCACTCTCCGAGG ACCGCAGCGAGTGGTGTGTGGTGGAGACGCCCCTCAGGCTGCGCCACAGCAATGCCCATGCCCCCACCATCATCCAGAGCCGTGTCAAGGCTTGCTTTGCCCTCACTGGCGGGCTGCCCAAGATCACTGCCGCATGA